One genomic segment of Sporomusaceae bacterium FL31 includes these proteins:
- a CDS encoding phosphodiesterase: protein MHKITLDEIQPGMYLSRPLISSDGKVLLHEGMEVTERYIQYLRNKGLTSLFIGEPQVKDAEFEAIIEEEQGYYPNAEETAEAAQELISHFRVGKGIQLDGVKSIVSDMIDQLSQQPEKMLHLLDLRRKQEYMFSHAVNTCILSVMTGIAMGYNEQQLEELGLAAMLHDVGKVKFPKQVAQQFPAYLSKDEREEYRRHPFYALEIMRQNAALPLSVINACFQHHERWNGSGYPMGLSGNAISEYAQIISIADVYDRLIAGMPHRLPTPIYYAVAILNKAAGEYFNPAIVDTFNQNVAIYPMGKTVRLNNQQSGVILGVGIKNRTTPIVRITTNRDGSPNDQPIELDLMKNPDLFIVDFEDQYFSHAQAYADRAYIANTKKAPVKAD from the coding sequence ATGCACAAGATAACTTTAGATGAAATACAGCCAGGCATGTACCTATCAAGGCCGCTTATTTCAAGTGATGGCAAGGTTTTACTGCATGAAGGTATGGAAGTTACAGAAAGGTATATTCAATATCTTCGTAACAAAGGACTTACCTCTTTATTTATCGGAGAGCCACAAGTCAAAGACGCGGAATTTGAAGCGATCATTGAAGAAGAGCAGGGATATTATCCAAATGCTGAAGAAACGGCGGAAGCAGCGCAGGAATTGATCAGCCATTTTCGTGTTGGTAAAGGCATTCAGCTGGATGGTGTAAAAAGTATTGTCAGCGATATGATCGATCAACTTAGCCAGCAACCGGAGAAGATGCTTCACTTACTGGACTTACGCCGTAAGCAAGAGTATATGTTCTCACATGCAGTGAATACTTGTATCTTGTCAGTGATGACAGGAATAGCAATGGGCTATAATGAGCAACAGCTTGAGGAATTGGGCTTAGCTGCAATGCTGCATGATGTCGGGAAGGTTAAATTTCCTAAACAAGTGGCACAGCAGTTCCCTGCTTATTTATCCAAAGATGAACGCGAGGAATATCGGCGGCATCCGTTTTATGCCTTAGAGATCATGAGGCAAAATGCTGCATTGCCTCTTTCTGTGATTAATGCTTGTTTTCAGCATCATGAGCGGTGGAACGGCAGTGGTTATCCGATGGGCCTTAGTGGCAATGCCATTTCTGAATATGCACAGATCATTAGTATTGCGGATGTGTATGATCGTTTAATCGCAGGCATGCCTCATCGCCTGCCTACTCCTATTTACTATGCAGTTGCTATTCTTAATAAAGCTGCCGGCGAGTATTTTAATCCTGCCATTGTGGATACTTTCAATCAGAATGTTGCCATCTATCCAATGGGGAAAACAGTCCGACTCAATAACCAGCAGAGTGGGGTAATCCTGGGAGTTGGAATTAAAAACAGAACAACCCCGATTGTGCGGATTACAACCAATCGGGATGGCAGTCCGAATGATCAGCCTATTGAGCTTGATCTGATGAAAAATCCCGATCTTTTTATTGTTGATTTTGAAGACCAATATTTTAGTCATGCGCAAGCCTACGCCGATCGTGCTTATATCGCAAATACAAAAAAAGCGCCTGTAAAAGCAGATTGA
- a CDS encoding SIMPL domain-containing protein, which yields MKKMILFVVMSLLFAIPAFASAAPKTVIQVTGNSQKEITPDIARINVSINSIHANLDKAKDENTKIVNQVFAKLQEQGVKNEQIKTDTYQVNPIYNYEKDRLPVLKGYRVTESLEIRTSLDKVGILVDEMTNAGANEISSIRFETANEADSKNAALQEAVQDALKKAGVIAATLNKKVVGVTLVNESGVFYQPVMMETRMLKSANMDAAPNIPAGKVTVGATVQVTVELD from the coding sequence ATGAAGAAAATGATTCTATTCGTGGTGATGAGTTTACTGTTCGCTATCCCGGCCTTCGCCAGCGCAGCTCCGAAAACAGTGATTCAGGTGACTGGCAATAGTCAGAAAGAAATTACTCCTGATATAGCACGGATTAATGTTTCAATTAACTCGATTCATGCTAATTTGGATAAGGCTAAAGATGAAAATACCAAAATTGTTAATCAAGTATTTGCAAAATTGCAAGAGCAAGGGGTTAAAAACGAACAAATAAAAACCGATACATATCAGGTCAATCCAATATACAACTATGAGAAAGACCGCTTGCCTGTATTGAAAGGCTATCGTGTTACTGAAAGCCTTGAAATACGTACTTCGCTAGATAAAGTGGGGATTTTAGTTGATGAAATGACCAATGCTGGCGCCAATGAGATTAGCTCTATTCGCTTTGAAACAGCAAACGAAGCAGACAGTAAAAATGCAGCCTTACAAGAAGCCGTTCAAGATGCACTAAAAAAAGCTGGCGTGATTGCGGCAACTTTGAATAAAAAAGTTGTTGGAGTGACCTTGGTCAATGAGTCAGGTGTCTTTTATCAACCTGTTATGATGGAAACTAGAATGCTGAAGTCTGCAAATATGGATGCCGCACCGAATATTCCGGCTGGTAAAGTTACGGTAGGTGCAACGGTTCAAGTAACTGTAGAGCTTGATTAA
- the rpoD gene encoding RNA polymerase sigma factor yields the protein MIVTDENKLIMKAKDGDREALNALISTYWQPIYRLIYSKIGHVDDAKELTQDTFMKAFRSLPRYQVLDVPFKSYLGRIAINLVTDFWRKSGRSPKLYDISDYQDSLYDLQEKPEEYTLRLEGQQQMASLVESLPQEQRQAIELRVVLGLSIRDAAKQMNKTESAIKMLQQRALKNLRKMCLNIGILK from the coding sequence GTGATTGTGACTGATGAAAATAAGCTGATAATGAAAGCAAAAGATGGGGATCGCGAAGCTTTGAATGCCTTGATTTCAACTTATTGGCAGCCCATTTACAGGCTTATTTATAGCAAAATCGGCCATGTTGATGACGCCAAAGAACTGACTCAGGATACGTTTATGAAAGCATTCCGTTCACTACCGCGCTATCAAGTGCTAGATGTACCCTTTAAAAGCTATTTAGGGCGGATAGCCATTAATTTAGTGACGGATTTTTGGCGAAAAAGCGGCCGCTCTCCCAAGCTTTATGATATTAGTGATTATCAAGATTCACTTTATGACTTGCAGGAAAAGCCTGAGGAATATACGCTTCGCCTGGAAGGGCAACAGCAAATGGCAAGCTTAGTGGAAAGCTTGCCCCAAGAGCAGCGTCAAGCCATTGAATTGAGGGTTGTTTTAGGGCTATCCATTCGTGATGCGGCAAAACAGATGAACAAGACAGAGTCAGCCATCAAGATGCTCCAACAACGGGCATTAAAAAATTTACGGAAGATGTGCTTGAATATCGGCATACTGAAATAG
- the gmd_1 gene encoding GDP-mannose 4,6-dehydratase — MKSALITGITGQDGAYLAKLLLSRGYQVHGLMARRATPTTWRLQFLGIENEVELIDGDLTDLSSIIRAINTAKPCEIYNLGAQSFVGTSWQQAITTTQSTGLGVLHVLEAIRQTDPTIRFYQASSSEMFGQVREPIQSEATPFYPRSPYGVAKLFGHWMTVNYRESYSMFACSGILFNHESPIRGIEFVTRKVTDAVARIKLGKQKELRLGNIDAKRDWGFAGDYVEAMWLMLQQNKPDDFVVATGRTTTVRDMCKIAFDYVGLNYEEYVFIDPAFYRPAEVEILLGNPAKAKSVLGWEAKTSLNSLIEMMVDADLVRVRSER, encoded by the coding sequence GTGAAATCGGCTTTAATTACAGGCATTACCGGTCAGGATGGAGCCTATTTAGCTAAATTGCTGTTAAGCCGGGGATATCAGGTGCATGGCTTGATGGCGCGTCGAGCGACCCCTACTACGTGGCGGTTGCAATTTCTCGGCATTGAAAATGAAGTGGAACTGATTGACGGGGATCTTACCGACTTATCCTCAATTATTAGAGCAATCAATACAGCCAAGCCTTGTGAAATATACAATCTCGGCGCACAAAGTTTTGTTGGTACTTCCTGGCAGCAGGCTATTACGACAACACAATCAACAGGGCTTGGTGTTTTACACGTATTAGAAGCAATTCGTCAAACCGATCCAACCATCAGATTTTACCAGGCTTCAAGCAGTGAGATGTTTGGTCAGGTACGGGAACCCATACAATCTGAGGCAACTCCATTTTACCCACGCAGTCCTTATGGTGTTGCCAAGCTATTTGGCCATTGGATGACAGTAAACTATCGTGAGAGCTATTCCATGTTTGCCTGCAGCGGGATTCTTTTTAATCATGAGTCGCCCATTCGCGGTATCGAGTTTGTAACCAGAAAAGTCACCGATGCAGTGGCAAGAATAAAGCTAGGCAAACAAAAAGAGTTAAGATTAGGCAATATTGATGCCAAACGGGACTGGGGATTTGCCGGGGATTATGTTGAAGCCATGTGGCTGATGCTCCAACAAAATAAGCCGGATGATTTTGTTGTGGCTACTGGACGGACCACAACGGTGCGGGATATGTGTAAAATTGCTTTTGATTACGTAGGGCTTAACTATGAGGAGTATGTATTTATTGACCCAGCCTTTTATCGTCCTGCCGAAGTGGAAATTTTACTTGGCAATCCAGCTAAAGCTAAAAGTGTGCTCGGATGGGAAGCGAAAACAAGTCTGAACAGCTTAATTGAGATGATGGTCGATGCCGACCTTGTTCGAGTTCGGAGCGAGAGGTAG
- a CDS encoding diaminopimelate decarboxylase translates to MANKTLPFTQAQLADIIQQYPTPFHIYDEEAIRKNARQLIAAFSWAPQFKEYFAVKATPNPTLLKILHEEGIGADCSSLPELLLAEMAGISGEDIMFSSNNTPADEFQAARKMGAIINLDDISHIAYLEKHAGIPEIISFRYNPGPLMKNGNTIIGYPEEAKYGLTKDQIIEAYKIMKDKGVKRFGIHTMVISNELNPDNFIATATMMFDLIVEIHQKVGITLEFVNFGGGIGIPYKPEQEPVDLVYVGQGIKKVYEEKIVANGLHPLRISMECGRMITGPYGYLVSTVLHKKEIYKNYVGLDACMTNLMRPALYGSYHHITVVGKESLPLDHTYDVTGSLCENNDKFAIDRQLPEIAIGDTVVIHDAGAHGHAMGFNYNGKLRSAELLLKPNGQVEVIRRAETIADYFATLELATPELSQAAATKSKK, encoded by the coding sequence ATGGCGAATAAAACACTACCGTTTACTCAGGCACAGCTGGCAGACATTATCCAGCAATACCCAACTCCTTTTCACATTTATGATGAAGAGGCAATTCGTAAAAACGCCCGCCAACTCATTGCGGCTTTTTCCTGGGCTCCCCAATTTAAAGAATATTTTGCTGTGAAAGCCACTCCGAATCCCACTCTTTTAAAAATTTTGCATGAAGAGGGAATTGGCGCTGATTGCAGTTCACTGCCAGAGCTTTTATTAGCAGAAATGGCTGGCATTTCCGGCGAAGATATTATGTTCTCATCTAATAATACTCCAGCTGACGAATTTCAGGCGGCGCGCAAAATGGGTGCTATTATCAATCTTGATGACATCAGCCATATTGCCTATCTTGAAAAGCATGCCGGCATTCCAGAGATTATTTCTTTTCGTTATAATCCAGGCCCCTTAATGAAAAATGGGAATACGATTATTGGGTATCCGGAAGAAGCGAAATATGGACTGACTAAAGATCAAATTATCGAAGCCTATAAAATTATGAAGGATAAAGGCGTAAAACGCTTTGGTATTCATACCATGGTGATTTCTAACGAGCTCAATCCGGATAATTTTATTGCAACAGCTACAATGATGTTTGATTTAATTGTGGAAATTCATCAAAAAGTGGGTATTACGCTTGAATTTGTTAATTTTGGCGGCGGTATTGGCATTCCCTACAAGCCGGAACAGGAACCTGTTGATTTAGTTTATGTTGGCCAAGGCATTAAAAAAGTTTACGAAGAAAAAATTGTTGCCAATGGACTTCATCCTTTACGAATTTCTATGGAATGCGGACGCATGATTACTGGACCGTACGGTTATTTGGTTTCCACTGTGCTGCATAAAAAAGAAATCTACAAAAACTATGTAGGCTTAGATGCTTGCATGACCAATCTGATGCGTCCTGCATTGTATGGCTCCTATCATCACATTACAGTAGTGGGTAAAGAATCACTTCCTTTGGATCACACCTACGATGTAACAGGTTCACTCTGCGAAAATAATGACAAGTTTGCGATTGACCGCCAACTGCCAGAGATTGCGATTGGGGATACTGTCGTCATTCATGATGCAGGTGCTCACGGACATGCAATGGGCTTCAACTATAATGGCAAGCTGCGTTCGGCTGAGTTATTGCTTAAGCCAAACGGCCAGGTGGAAGTCATTCGACGGGCAGAGACTATTGCTGATTATTTTGCAACTCTTGAGTTAGCGACTCCGGAACTGAGCCAGGCTGCGGCTACCAAATCCAAAAAGTAA
- a CDS encoding alpha/beta hydrolase codes for MGYYIKVDKNVKIYVEDLNPDGKCTILFIHGWPANQKMFEYQFNQLPQMGFRCIGVDTRGFGKSDRPVCGYDYDRLADDIHCIIKALNLENITLLGHSTGGAIAVRYMARHKGYGVAKLALCAAAVPTVAQRSNFPYGVPQQTVFDIIKGTYTDRPNMLQGFGNIFFYQHITQAFSDWFFQLGLEAAGWSTAEIAKTWLEDDQLFNDLEEICVPTLILHGIHDQVILSPLTEYQHQHIQNSRFIPFRFSGHGLFYDEREKFNQEIARFAGE; via the coding sequence GTGGGTTATTATATTAAAGTGGACAAAAACGTAAAAATTTATGTAGAAGATCTCAATCCTGACGGAAAATGCACCATTTTGTTTATCCACGGCTGGCCGGCTAATCAAAAAATGTTTGAGTATCAGTTTAACCAACTGCCTCAAATGGGTTTTCGTTGTATAGGTGTTGATACTAGAGGGTTTGGCAAGTCGGATAGACCCGTATGCGGTTATGACTATGACCGCTTAGCTGATGATATTCACTGTATCATCAAAGCTTTGAATCTAGAGAATATTACGCTATTGGGGCACTCGACTGGCGGTGCCATCGCTGTGCGCTATATGGCACGTCATAAAGGTTACGGTGTAGCCAAGCTGGCCCTTTGCGCAGCAGCAGTCCCTACTGTTGCCCAAAGATCCAATTTTCCTTATGGAGTTCCTCAACAAACTGTATTTGATATTATTAAAGGTACTTATACCGATCGTCCCAATATGCTGCAGGGTTTTGGCAACATCTTTTTCTATCAGCATATTACTCAGGCATTTTCTGATTGGTTTTTCCAGCTAGGGCTAGAGGCAGCAGGGTGGTCCACAGCCGAAATCGCCAAAACCTGGCTGGAAGATGACCAGTTATTTAATGATCTTGAAGAAATCTGTGTGCCTACACTCATTTTGCACGGCATCCACGACCAAGTTATTCTATCTCCTTTAACCGAATACCAACATCAACATATCCAAAATTCAAGATTCATCCCATTTCGCTTTAGCGGCCATGGCCTTTTCTATGATGAGCGTGAAAAATTCAATCAGGAAATAGCCCGGTTTGCCGGAGAATAA
- a CDS encoding glycyl radical enzyme, with protein sequence MTVTSLNLNQRVEKLKAQSVNAVPRLSIERAVLVTEAYKKHAGKVSIPVLRALTFKHVMSNKTICINDGELIVGERGTGPQEAPTYPELCCHTVEDFVVMDQRDKIFFRVDEQTKRIQQEEIIPFWQGKAIRDLIFDQMTPAWKDCYEAGIYTEFMEQRAPGHTVAGGKIYQQGFLNFKQSIEQKLQELDYQQDPQAYDKQEQLTAMAICCDALIIFAQRHAQAARDLAAQEQDLVRKQELLDIAEICNHVPAHAPRTFREALQSYWFVHLGVITELNTWDSFCPGKLDIHLYPFYERELQAGTLTRESAKELLECFWVKFNNQPAPPKVGITLQESATYTDFCNINIGGIKPDGSDGVNELSYLLLDIVAEMRTLQPSTNVQISRKNPDQFVIKSAEVIREGMGFPSVFNTDAVLEELLRQGKSLEDARCGGTSGCVEVGCFGKEAYILTGYLNLVKILEITLYNGVDPNTGKQIGRVTGDPAKFASLDELLTAFKQQVQHFVEIKIRGNNIIEMLYAKYMPAPFMSVVIDDCIEKGQDYNAGGARYNSRYIQGVGIGSITDCLSALEAHVYGKQKFSLPELINILKADFIGHEKTRQFLLNKTPKYGNDDDAADNIMLKVFEIFHDVVNGRKTPTGGTYRIEMLPTTCHVYFGSVIGATPDGRKAGKPLSEGISPVQGADKNGPTAVIKSAAKMDQLRTGGALLNQKFTPQVVQGHDGLVKLKDLIRAYFRLDGHHIQFNIVDAGTLRDAQKNPEQYSNLIVRVAGYSDYFNNLTKALQDEIIDRTEHQVF encoded by the coding sequence ATGACAGTGACAAGTCTAAACCTCAATCAACGGGTGGAAAAACTGAAAGCACAAAGTGTTAATGCTGTACCCCGCTTGTCTATAGAAAGAGCAGTGCTGGTAACTGAAGCCTATAAAAAACATGCCGGCAAGGTTTCAATACCCGTTTTACGGGCTTTGACCTTTAAGCATGTGATGAGTAATAAGACGATCTGTATTAACGATGGTGAACTGATTGTCGGCGAACGGGGAACCGGGCCGCAGGAGGCACCCACTTATCCTGAGCTGTGCTGCCATACTGTTGAAGATTTTGTTGTGATGGATCAGCGGGATAAGATCTTCTTTCGGGTGGATGAGCAAACCAAGCGTATTCAACAGGAGGAAATCATTCCATTTTGGCAAGGAAAGGCCATTCGTGACCTGATTTTTGATCAAATGACACCAGCCTGGAAAGACTGCTATGAAGCTGGTATTTACACCGAATTTATGGAACAAAGAGCACCAGGTCATACGGTTGCCGGCGGTAAAATCTATCAGCAGGGCTTTCTGAACTTCAAACAGAGTATTGAACAGAAACTACAGGAGCTGGATTACCAGCAGGATCCGCAGGCTTATGATAAGCAGGAGCAATTAACGGCAATGGCGATTTGCTGTGATGCTCTGATCATTTTTGCTCAGCGGCATGCTCAGGCTGCCCGGGATTTAGCTGCTCAGGAACAGGATCTGGTAAGAAAGCAGGAACTGCTTGATATTGCGGAGATTTGCAACCATGTTCCGGCTCATGCCCCGCGGACATTCCGGGAAGCTTTGCAGTCCTATTGGTTTGTTCATCTGGGGGTTATTACCGAACTCAACACCTGGGATTCATTTTGCCCAGGTAAACTGGATATTCATTTATATCCGTTTTATGAGCGAGAACTTCAGGCTGGTACGCTCACGCGTGAGTCTGCCAAAGAATTATTGGAATGCTTCTGGGTCAAGTTTAATAATCAGCCTGCACCGCCGAAAGTTGGAATTACCCTCCAGGAAAGTGCGACTTATACCGATTTTTGCAACATCAACATCGGCGGGATAAAGCCGGATGGCAGTGATGGAGTCAACGAATTGTCCTATTTGCTGTTAGACATTGTTGCGGAGATGAGAACATTGCAGCCAAGTACGAATGTTCAAATCAGCAGAAAAAATCCCGACCAATTTGTCATTAAGTCTGCAGAAGTGATTCGGGAAGGCATGGGGTTTCCTTCGGTGTTTAATACCGATGCTGTGCTGGAAGAATTGCTTCGTCAGGGCAAATCGCTGGAAGATGCCCGCTGCGGCGGCACCAGCGGCTGCGTTGAGGTAGGTTGTTTTGGTAAAGAAGCGTATATCTTAACCGGCTACCTTAATCTTGTAAAAATATTAGAAATTACACTCTATAATGGTGTTGACCCGAATACTGGCAAACAAATAGGGCGTGTTACTGGCGATCCGGCGAAATTTGCATCGTTAGATGAGCTGCTGACTGCATTTAAGCAGCAAGTACAGCATTTTGTTGAAATCAAAATCAGAGGCAACAATATTATTGAGATGCTCTATGCCAAGTATATGCCGGCTCCTTTCATGTCGGTCGTCATTGATGATTGTATTGAAAAAGGTCAGGATTACAATGCTGGGGGCGCGCGCTACAATTCCCGGTACATTCAAGGCGTTGGGATTGGCAGTATTACCGATTGTTTATCAGCCCTTGAGGCACATGTCTATGGCAAGCAGAAATTCTCGCTGCCTGAGCTGATTAATATCTTAAAAGCCGATTTCATCGGACATGAGAAAACGCGGCAATTTTTATTGAACAAAACTCCGAAATATGGCAATGATGATGATGCGGCTGACAATATCATGCTCAAGGTATTTGAGATTTTCCATGATGTTGTCAATGGCAGAAAAACACCTACAGGCGGTACTTATCGTATCGAAATGCTGCCCACTACCTGTCATGTTTATTTTGGTTCAGTCATTGGTGCGACACCGGATGGACGAAAAGCTGGAAAACCGCTGTCAGAAGGAATTTCACCAGTTCAGGGAGCCGATAAAAATGGCCCTACAGCGGTAATCAAATCAGCAGCTAAAATGGATCAACTCCGGACAGGAGGGGCATTGCTCAATCAAAAGTTCACTCCACAGGTTGTCCAAGGACACGATGGTCTGGTTAAGCTGAAAGATTTAATCCGAGCGTATTTTAGGCTGGACGGACATCATATTCAGTTCAACATTGTTGATGCCGGCACGCTGCGGGATGCCCAGAAAAATCCCGAACAATATAGCAATCTTATTGTGCGAGTGGCTGGCTATAGTGATTATTTTAATAACTTAACCAAAGCTTTGCAGGATGAAATCATTGACAGAACAGAACATCAAGTGTTCTAA
- the pflE gene encoding glycyl-radical enzyme activating protein, translating to MITGTVFNIQKYSIHDGPGIRTTVFLKGCPLSCWWCHNPESLTARSEMVYLKNKCIGCGDCAQNCPHTAVTVLEQGLRRNETVCSWCETCINECPTGAIEKLGRSMTVAEVMKEIEKDKVFYEQSGGGVTFSGGEALLQLEFLAHVLDCCTARGIHTAVDTSGYAPWESLDRIVEQVDLFLYDLKHMEDEAHRQYTGVSNKPILENLAKLAAKTRNIWIRIPVVPGINDDEENIMKTGAFVASLNLRNVSLLPYHHIAADKYARLGKPYLLPNIQPPEDEKLAELSRKLTTLGLTVKIGG from the coding sequence TTGATTACAGGAACAGTATTTAACATTCAGAAATATTCCATACATGATGGGCCAGGAATACGTACCACCGTTTTTTTGAAAGGCTGCCCACTCAGTTGCTGGTGGTGTCATAATCCGGAAAGCCTGACAGCCAGGTCTGAAATGGTCTATTTAAAGAACAAATGCATTGGCTGCGGTGATTGTGCACAAAATTGTCCACACACAGCTGTAACGGTGCTGGAGCAAGGTCTTAGACGGAATGAAACGGTCTGCAGTTGGTGTGAGACTTGTATCAATGAATGTCCTACCGGCGCAATCGAAAAATTAGGCCGCAGTATGACGGTGGCCGAAGTCATGAAAGAAATTGAAAAAGATAAAGTTTTTTATGAACAATCTGGTGGCGGAGTGACTTTTTCTGGCGGGGAAGCTTTGCTGCAGCTTGAGTTTTTAGCTCATGTGCTTGATTGCTGTACGGCACGAGGCATTCATACGGCTGTGGATACTTCCGGCTATGCACCATGGGAATCATTGGACAGAATTGTTGAGCAGGTAGACCTGTTTCTCTATGATCTTAAGCATATGGAGGATGAAGCGCACCGGCAATACACTGGCGTGTCGAATAAACCTATCCTGGAGAACTTAGCGAAGCTGGCAGCAAAAACCCGCAATATCTGGATTCGGATTCCTGTGGTTCCGGGTATCAACGATGATGAGGAAAACATCATGAAAACAGGTGCTTTTGTCGCCTCCTTAAATTTGCGTAACGTTTCTTTATTGCCTTATCATCATATTGCTGCCGATAAATATGCTCGGTTAGGCAAACCTTATTTGCTGCCGAATATTCAACCGCCTGAGGATGAAAAACTCGCCGAGCTTTCTCGGAAATTAACAACGCTTGGACTAACTGTAAAAATTGGAGGATGA
- the rocR gene encoding arginine utilization regulatory protein: MDYKFLLESILKNLDEGILVVDQHANVTFYNEPATNIAGISKDKAIGKNILEIFPDLTPESSTFYRVLRNQQPIIDYVQTYTNFQGVKVSTLTSTIPLVKQGEIVGAVEIYRDLTQVKELAEKVLTLQSVLFKKKANEKTYKGNGATYTFADIIGETLQITELKERARKIADSSSPVLVYGETGTGKELLVQAIHNAGTIRKNKPFIAQNCAALPNTLLDSILFGTTAGSFTGARDKPGLFELADGGTLFLDEINSMDMELQGKLLRVLQDGMIRRVGGAHTIQVDVRIIASTNEPPVQLVDRKVLRQDLYYRLNVIPFNIPALRERKEDIAILTEFFINFYSDKVNKKVTGISPEALALLQVYSWPGNIRELRYTIESMLNFIDGNMIEVQDLPHHLRHLSTSHQFPEPGTSAALSHASLNEKLRAYERNLIQQAIKEANGNGAEAARMLNIPRQTLHNKLKKYHIEWEIKLHEPV; the protein is encoded by the coding sequence ATGGATTATAAATTTCTATTAGAATCCATCCTTAAGAACTTAGACGAAGGAATTTTAGTGGTGGATCAGCATGCCAATGTCACCTTTTACAACGAGCCTGCAACCAATATTGCGGGAATCAGCAAAGATAAAGCCATTGGCAAAAATATTTTAGAAATTTTTCCTGACCTGACCCCTGAAAGCAGCACGTTTTACCGGGTATTACGTAATCAACAGCCCATTATTGATTATGTTCAAACCTATACCAATTTCCAGGGCGTAAAGGTTTCCACATTGACCTCGACGATTCCGCTGGTGAAGCAAGGGGAAATTGTCGGTGCGGTTGAAATATATCGGGATTTAACTCAAGTGAAAGAACTAGCTGAGAAAGTCTTAACCCTGCAATCTGTTTTATTTAAGAAAAAAGCGAATGAAAAAACCTATAAAGGCAATGGGGCTACTTACACGTTTGCTGATATTATTGGTGAGACTCTGCAGATTACCGAATTGAAAGAGCGAGCACGAAAAATAGCAGATAGCAGTTCACCAGTCCTGGTATATGGCGAGACAGGTACTGGCAAGGAACTTTTGGTTCAGGCTATCCATAACGCTGGCACCATTCGGAAGAATAAACCTTTTATTGCTCAAAATTGTGCAGCATTACCCAATACGCTGTTAGATAGCATTTTATTTGGCACAACAGCAGGAAGTTTTACCGGAGCTAGAGACAAGCCCGGTCTGTTTGAATTGGCAGACGGCGGAACGCTATTCTTGGATGAAATCAATTCTATGGATATGGAGCTGCAGGGGAAATTACTACGCGTGTTACAGGATGGGATGATTCGACGCGTAGGCGGCGCACATACCATTCAGGTTGATGTCAGAATCATTGCCAGTACCAATGAACCGCCGGTGCAGCTGGTAGATAGAAAAGTTTTGCGGCAGGATTTATATTACCGCCTCAATGTGATTCCTTTTAATATTCCGGCTCTCCGTGAACGAAAAGAAGATATTGCGATACTTACAGAATTCTTTATCAATTTTTATTCAGATAAAGTTAACAAGAAGGTGACAGGCATTTCTCCTGAAGCCTTGGCATTGCTACAGGTCTACTCGTGGCCAGGCAATATCCGGGAATTAAGATATACTATCGAAAGTATGCTTAATTTTATTGACGGAAACATGATCGAGGTTCAGGATCTTCCTCACCATCTGCGGCATTTGAGTACGTCTCATCAATTTCCAGAGCCCGGAACAAGTGCTGCTCTGTCACATGCATCCCTGAATGAGAAACTGCGTGCCTATGAGAGAAACTTGATTCAACAGGCGATTAAAGAGGCTAATGGCAATGGGGCAGAAGCTGCCAGAATGCTCAATATTCCCAGGCAGACTCTTCACAATAAATTAAAAAAGTATCACATTGAGTGGGAAATTAAACTTCACGAGCCAGTATAG
- a CDS encoding MarR family transcriptional regulator, with protein MNKQTKGGFDIESSLGYLLSKCHQKAFQVFRQKLLAYGLTPPQFALLAFLWKKDEQSQIQLGKAMEMDRTTISGIIDRLAKQGLVSRMPHPEDRRVFMINLTDAGKNLEASASGLSVTANAQAAANLSEQEQATLVDLLKKMRGESNDK; from the coding sequence GTGAATAAACAAACTAAAGGCGGCTTTGATATCGAATCAAGCCTCGGCTATCTTCTTTCAAAATGTCATCAAAAAGCCTTCCAGGTCTTTCGCCAGAAGCTGTTAGCCTATGGTCTCACCCCGCCACAATTTGCGCTGTTAGCTTTTCTCTGGAAAAAAGACGAACAATCGCAGATTCAATTAGGCAAGGCCATGGAGATGGACCGAACCACCATCAGTGGAATTATCGACCGCCTAGCTAAACAAGGATTAGTCAGCCGTATGCCGCATCCGGAAGATCGTCGGGTTTTTATGATTAATCTGACTGATGCTGGTAAAAACTTAGAAGCCAGTGCTTCTGGCTTATCGGTCACTGCCAATGCCCAAGCTGCTGCAAATTTGTCGGAACAAGAACAAGCAACCTTAGTGGATTTACTCAAAAAAATGCGAGGTGAATCAAATGACAAGTAA